Proteins encoded in a region of the Pieris brassicae chromosome 3, ilPieBrab1.1, whole genome shotgun sequence genome:
- the LOC123706713 gene encoding myrosinase 1-like isoform X2, whose protein sequence is MFSAYVLLAIGLCVSESQGHRIRHEIRQFPNHFLFGTATASYQIEGAWNVDGKSENIWDHLSHQTPCVINNCDTGDVAENSYYLYKRDVEMLRELGVDFYRFSISWTRIFPTGFTDKINEAGVKYYNNLIDELLKNGIIPMLTLFHWDLPQNLQQLGGWANPHIVEWFGDYAKAAFELFGDRVKYWITINEPYQICHMGYGAKDLAPLLDSKGFGEYLCAKYLLLGHAKAYHTYNNEFRQHQGGEIFITLSAHWFEPDGEDNVEAANDSNEFNWGHYAHPIFSATGDYPPVMKERIAARSFEQGFQRSRLPEFTAEEIEYVRGTSDYFGLNHYSASYAYRNSSVEGYHASPSIFDDVGVITYNKDSGEGIVGSPWAFYKLLKSINEMYGNPPVFITENGRGNDGGLEDDDRVTYYRQYISAMLDAMDEGCDVRGYTTWSLMDNFEWLKGYSVRFGLYQVDMSSPERTRTPRKSALVYKEMLRSRCLDMHYEPNFIIH, encoded by the exons ATGTTTTCGGCATATGTTTT GTTGGCCATAGGCCTGTGTGTGTCAGAATCACAAGGCCATAGGATACGCCATGAAATCCGCCAATTTCCTAATCATTTTCTCTTCGGAACAGCAACTGCGTCGTACCAAATCGAAGGTGCATGGAATGTAGATG GTAAAAGTGAAAACATATGGGATCATTTGAGCCATCAAACACCATGTGTTATTAACAACTGTGATACTGGTGACGTTGCagaaaattcatattatttatataaaagggaCGTAGAAATGCTACGAGAGCTCGGAGTTGATTTCTATAGATTCTCCATTTCCTGGACTAGAATTTTCCCAACTGGATTCactgataaaattaatgaggctggtgttaaatattataacaatttgatAGATGAGCTACTGAAAAATGGAATCATTCCAATGCTGACATTATTCCATTGGGACCTGCCCCAAAACTTACAACAACTCGGTGGCTGGGCCAATCCGCATATTGTGGAGTGGTTTGGAGATTACGCTAAAGCAGCTTTTGAATTATTTGGGGATAGGGTGAAATATTGGATAACTATAAATGAACCGTATCAAATTTGCCACATGGGATACGGAGCGAAGGATTTGGCCCCCTTGCTGGACAGCAAAGGTTTTGGGGAGTACCTTTGtgcgaaatatttattgttgggACACGCTAAAGCCTACCACACTTACAATAATGAATTCAGACAGCATCAGGGtggagaaatatttataacccTGAGTGCTCACTGGTTTGAGCCTGATGGTGAAGATAATGTTGAAGCAGCGAACGACAGTAATGAATTTAAT TGGGGCCATTATGCCCATCCAATATTTTCGGCAACCGGAGACTATCCTCCTGTTATGAAAGAGAGAATAGCGGCCAGAAGTTTTGAGCAGGGTTTCCAAAGGTCCAGGTTGCCGGAATTCACCGCTGAGGAAATTGAATATGTACGAGGAACATCAGATTACTTTGGCCTAAACCATTACTCTGCATCATACGCATACAGAAATAGTTCAGTGGAAGGGTATCACGCCAGTCCCTCAATATTTGACGACGTGGGTGTTATAACGTACAATAAGGATTCTGGAGAAGGCATTGTG GGCTCCCCATGGGCATTTTACAAACTTTTGAAATCAATAAACGAGATGTACGGAAACCCACCAGTATTTATAACTGAGAATGGTAGAGGCAATGATGGTGGCTTAGAAGATGATGACAGAGTTACATATTATAGGCAGTATATTAGTGCTATGCTGGATGCCATGGACGAAGGTTGTGATGTACGTGGCTATACTACATGGAGCCTTATGGATAACTTCGAGTGGTTGAAGGGATATTC AGTCAGATTCGGCCTATACCAAGTGGATATGAGCAGTCCTGAGCGCACGCGCACGCCGCGTAAATCAGCACTTGTGTACAAAGAAATGTTGCGATCTAGGTGCCTAGATATGCACTATGaacctaattttattatacattaa
- the LOC123706715 gene encoding myrosinase 1-like, with translation MGQITFLCLLIFTLAYGNSLKTERHETRKFPDGFRFGTATASYQVEGAWNVDGKSENIWDRLSHTEPCVINNCDTGDVADNSYYNYKRDVEMMRELGLDFYRFSISWSRLLPTSFPDHISKEAVNYYNNLIDEMLKYNIEPMVTLYHWDLPQKLQDLGGWTNPNVVDWFTDYCRTVFELFGDRVNTWFTINEPREVCYQGYAGMSKAPNLNISGYAEYLCAKNLLVSHAKVYQMYKNDFNKEGDTIGIVLSAFWYEPESEKHAQAAEDIFQFELGQYAHPIFSETGDWPEVMINNIASKSAAQGFYRSRLPEFTPDEVAMIKGSSDFFGLNHYTTSLVYRNESVDGYYASPSYYDDANTITYQPADWVGSYPGTKWLKVVPWGFHKLLHKIREEYGNPPVYITENGCSTNPGIMDDARVSYYMSYLAAMLDAIEEGCDVQLYTAWSLMDNFEWYFGYDDRFGLYEVDYSVDERTRTPRKSAYFYKDLLRTRTLDPHHEPDMSVPMKIDMGH, from the exons ATGGGACAAATAACTTTTCTTTG CTTGTTGATTTTTACATTGGCTTATggaaattcattaaaaaccgAAAGACACGAGACACGCAAATTTCCAGATGGTTTCCGATTTGGAACTGCTACTGCATCCTATCAAGTTGAAGGAGCCTGGAATGTTGATg gaAAGAGCGAAAACATTTGGGACCGTTTAAGTCACACTGAGCCTtgcgtaataaataattgtgataCTGGTGATGTGGCTGACAACTCTTACTACAACTACAAGAGAGACGTAGAAATGATGAGAGAGTTAGGACTAGATTTTTATAGGTTCTCTATTTCCTGGTCTAGGCTCCTTCCTACCAGCTTTCCAGATCATATAAGTAAAGAAGCAGTAAACtactacaataatttaattgatgaAATGTTGAAATATAACATTGAACCCATGGTTACTCTGTACCACTGGGATTTACCGCAAAAATTACAAGACCTTGGAGGTTGGACTAATCCTAACGTGGTAGATTGGTTTACCGATTATTGCCGAACTGTTTTTGAATTATTCGGTGACAGAGTAAACACTTGGTTCACCATAAATGAGCCGAGAGAAGTGTGCTACCAAGGATATGCTGGCATGTCAAAAGCACCTAACCTCAACATATCTGGTTATGCTGAATATCTTTGTGCTAAAAATTTATTGGTATCACACGCAAAAGTTTATCAAATGTACAAAAATGACTTCAATAAAGAAGGCGATACAATTGGTATTGTTTTGAGTGCATTTTGGTATGAACCTGAATCGGAAAAGCATGCTCAAGCAGCCGAagacatttttcaatttgag TTAGGTCAATATGCTCACCCTATCTTCTCGGAAACTGGTGATTGGCCAGAAGTAATGATAAATAACATTGCATCTAAAAGTGCTGCACAAGGCTTCTATAGATCAAGATTGCCAGAATTCACTCCTGATGAAGTAGCAATGATTAAAGGAAGTTCTGACTTTTTTGGATTAAACCATTACACAACAAGCCTTGTTTATAGAAATGAATCTGTTGATGGTTATTATGCATCTCCATCATATTATGATGACGCAAACACTATTACATACCAACCAGCTGATTGGGTTGGATCATACCCTGGAACAAAGTGgttaaag GTTGTGCCATGGGGTTTCCACAAGCTTTTGCACAAAATTAGAGAAGAATATGGCAATCCACCAGTCTATATAACAGAGAATGGATGTTCAACTAATCCCGGTATTATGGACGACGCTAGGGTGTCGTACTACATGTCCTACTTGGCCGCAATGTTAGATGCCATTGAGGAAGGATGCGATGTCCAACTATATACGGCCTGGAGTCTCATGGATAACTTCGAGTGGTATTTTGGATACGA cgACCGCTTTGGCCTGTATGAAGTAGACTACAGTGTTGACGAACGCACCCGCACTCCTCGCAAGTCGGCTTATTTCTACAAGGATCTGCTGCGCACGCGTACCTTAGACCCTCATCACGAACCAGACATGTCTGTTCCTATGAAAATTGACATGGgccattaa
- the LOC123706713 gene encoding probable G-protein coupled receptor 158 isoform X1, which yields MWARWAALALVTCVCAAPADPPHALQQCDTLNLRRPPPLPTNIREYEAAVVQIARALSELVDQGVADEARASALARAAARTPLHPPPAAVALGAPQLHLGILYISEPARLVVFQQNNSVTLQPFWRTLASAWNASVVMWSNAWYSCEGEPGWWGGTAAARGVGSTRAAAALFRSLPTLPCEDAMNEWLGGTPLCDTMTTACEALPGSNDQKLEYQCKCRSNHWHQEGGGWLSRLKLMEIGKLSCTPCGFGSNATACLPDTYRAALLAANLTGMLTCLIIGLIIFKKRKCKAVAMGMWTVLEVILLGAMFMYGSAAAQYIPGAQWRCITGAWLRELGFVACYGSVVLRLWVLLAEFRTRKAHRWTPRDAEVLRIVAAMLIGASCYLAAFTATSACEDDIGGGCANPAWHHVTAGAEILLLIAGLRIAHAARNANVPFQERGWLASALWVEGASGLAWRLAAISGAAPERSPLVSAARAHLSSGAALACVLAPRLWHGYRARSLAQEVSRRGPAEGFGAEAEEEPTSEEVRAELKRLYVQLELLRNKTLRRDNPHISKRRGGRKPPHRRFSLQALQARRGGKNKASGIEVSEAGDASRTPEDSVCSVEGPSHFTDVDTQA from the exons ATGTGGGCGCGGTGGGCGGCGCTGGCGTTGGTCACGTGCGTGTGCGCCGCGCCCGCCGACCCGCCGCACGCGCTCCAGCAATGTGACACCCTGAATCTGAGGAGGCCACCGCCGTTACCCACa AATATACGTGAATATGAGGCTGCCGTTGTCCAAATAGCCCGTGCGTTATCAGAGCTGGTAGACCAAGGTGTGGCTGATGAAGCCAGAGCTTCAGCTCTGGCTAGAGCAGCAGCCAGAACTCCTCTCCACCCACCGCCAGCTGCTGTTGCGCTTGGAGCTCCGCAATTACATCTAGGAATCTTATACATATCGGAACCCGCTCGCCTCGTTGTCTTTCAACAGAACAACTCTGTCACATTGCAGCCGTTCTGGCGTACGCTGGCTTCCGCTTGGAATGCTAGTGTTGTCATGTGGTCCAATGCTTGGTATTCCTGTGAAGGAGAGCCAGGTTGGTGGGGTGGAACGGCAGCAGCTAGGGGAGTGGGTTCCACGAGGGCAGCGGCTGCACTTTTCCGCAGTTTACCAACATTACCGTGTGAAGACGCTATGAATGAGTGGCTGGGAGGGACACCACTGTGCGATACAATGACAACTGCTTGCGAGGCTCTTCCCGGAAGTAATGATCAGAAGTTGGAG taCCAATGTAAATGCCGTTCCAATCACTGGCACCAAGAAGGTGGTGGCTGGTTATCTCGTCTTAAATTAATGGAGATCGGGAAGCTGTCTTGCACGCCTTGTGGATTCGGGAGTAACGCCACAGCCTGCTTACCAGACACCTATAGAGCAGCTTTATTAGCTGCAAATCTTACCGGAATGCTTACATGTCTCATCATTGGGcttattatctttaaaaagaGAAAATGCAAg GCAGTTGCAATGGGGATGTGGACTGTTTTAGAAGTTATTCTCCTCGGAGCAATGTTCATGTACGGCTCG GCAGCCGCACAATACATACCTGGGGCGCAATGGCGCTGCATAACAGGTGCATGGCTACGAGAACTTGGTTTCGTGGCGTGCTACGGTTCCGTCGTTCTCAGATTATGGGTTTTATTAGCCGAATTTCGGACTAGGAAGGCACATAGATGGACTCCTAGAGATGCGGAG GTCTTACGGATAGTAGCAGCCATGTTGATAGGCGCTAGTTGCTATCTGGCAGCTTTTACAGCGACTTCCGCCTGCGAAGACGACATCGGGGGTGGATGCGCAAACCCCGCCTGGCATCACGTCACAGCTGGAGCCGAGATTCTATTGCTGATAGCTGGTCTTCGGATAGCACATGCAGCGAGGAATGCCAATGTGCCCTTTCAG GAACGAGGGTGGCTAGCTTCTGCCCTATGGGTAGAGGGCGCCAGTGGTCTCGCTTGGCGTCTAGCGGCTATTTCGGGGGCAGCTCCTGAGAGGTCACCCCTTGTATCAGCAGCTCGAGCACACTTATCATCGGGCGCTGCTTTGGCCTGTGTGCTGGCACCACGTTTGTGGCATGGATATCGGGCTAGGTCGCTTGCTCAGGAa GTGTCACGTCGAGGTCCTGCAGAAGGCTTCGGCGCTGAAGCCGAAGAAGAGCCTACGTCGGAGGAAGTCAGGGCCGAGCTGAAAAGGCTTTACGTCCAGTTGGagttattacgtaataaaacCTTGCGCAGAGACAACCCTCACATCAGCAAGAGGAGAGGCGGGCGAAAACCGCCTCATCGTCGATTCTCTTTACAA GCGCTCCAGGCACGGCGTGGGGGTAAAAACAAGGCAAGTGGTATTGAAGTTAGTGAAGCAGGGGACGCTTCAAGGACACCAGAAGACTCCGTGTGCTCAGTTGAAGGACCATCACATTTCACTGACGTTGATACTCAAGCGTGA
- the LOC123706717 gene encoding myrosinase 1-like, with amino-acid sequence MVNKYWIVVYLVISLTKGHQIKRFKRKFPDNILFGAGTSAYQIEGAWNKDGKTESVWDHLSHTKPCVIHNCDTGDIAADSYNNYKRDVQMMDEMGLDYYRFSISWNRILPTNSPGDINEAGVAYYNKLINEMLKYNITPMVTIHHFDVPLQLEALGGWVNPKMVDWFVNYARVVYELFGDRVKTWFTINEPREYCTQMSAFVNKSGINDYLCARHMLLGHAKAYHVYHNEFKAKYGGKVGIVLNSLWYEPESEKDTEAAEDKLQFELGQYAHPIFSKAGDWPPVIKDRIAAKSAAQGFMESRLPEFTPEEVELIKGSSDFFGLNHYTSAIVYRNNSVKGFFPSPSYEDDIGVITYQPETWEKTKATWLKVVPWGFYKLLNKIREDYGNPPLYVTENGCPTGPGLFDTQRVLFYKKYLNAMLDSIDEGSDLQVYTAWSLMDNFEWFMGYHDKFGMYEVDFNSSTRKRTPRASVFYYKKVIRTRRV; translated from the exons ATGGTGAACAAGTATTGGATcgt TGTATATCTAGTGATATCATTAACCAAAGGACATCAAATTAAACGCTTTAAGCGAAAGTTTCCTGATAACATTCTTTTTGGAGCAGGAACTTCTGCTTATCAAATAGAAGGAGCTTGGAATAAAGATG GAAAAACTGAAAGTGTCTGGGATCATTTGAGTCATACCAAACCATGTGTGATACATAACTGTGACACTGGTGACATTGCTGCCgattcttataataattataagagaGACGTTCAAATGATGGATGAAATGGGGCTtgattattatagattttcgATCTCCTGGAATAGGATACTTCCGACGAATTCTCCTGGAGATATAAATGAAGCAGGTGttgcttattataataaattgataaatgaaATGCTTAAGTACAACATTACACCCATGGTTACAATTCATCACTTTGATGTCCCGCTTCAACTAGAAGCACTTGGCGGTTGGGTTAACCCAAAAATGGTTGATTGGTTTGTTAATTATGCGAGGGTCGTTTATGAATTATTTGGTGACAGGGTTAAAACATGGTTTACAATCAATGAACCACGTGAATATTGTACACAAATGTCAgcgtttgtaaataaatctgGTATTAATGATTATCTCTGTGCGAGACATATGCTTTTGGGTCACGCAAAAGCTTACCATGTATATCATAATGAATTCAAAGCTAAGTATGGTGGTAAAGTTGgcattgttttaaattctttatggTATGAACCAGAAAGTGAAAAGGATACCGAGGCAGCAGAAGATAAACTACAATTCGAA ctAGGACAATATGCTCATCCCATATTTTCGAAAGCTGGCGACTGGCCACCAGTAATAAAGGACAGAATTGCAGCTAAGAGTGCAGCTCAAGGATTTATGGAGTCCAGATTACCAGAATTCACGCCTGAAGAAGTGGAACTAATTAAAGGCAGTTCAGATTTCTTTGGATTAAATCATTATACATCAGCCATAGTTTACCGAAACAATTCTGTTAAAGGATTTTTTCCATCTCCGTCGTATGAAGATGATATTGGCGTTATTACATATCAACCGGAGACATGGGAGAAAACTAAAGCAACATGGCTTAAA GTTGTCCCCTGGGGCTTCTATAAACTATTGAACAAAATACGTGAAGATTATGGGAACCCTCCACTGTATGTTACTGAAAACGGTTGTCCAACCGGTCCTGGCTTGTTTGATACACAGAgggtattattttataagaagtATTTAAATGCTATGTTAGATTCCATAGATGAGGGATCTGACCTTCAAGTATATACTGCGTGGAGTTTGATGGACAACTTCGAATGGTTTATGGGTTATCA TGATAAATTTGGTATGTATGAAGTGGATTTCAACAGCTCGACACGGAAAAGAACACCAAGAGCATCAGTTTTCTATTACAAGAAAGTTATTCGAACTCGTAGGGTTTGA
- the LOC123706716 gene encoding myrosinase 1-like: MGQITFLCVYLVLSLTKAEQINRFKRKIPDNILFGAGTSAYQIEGAWNKDGRTESVWDQLSHTEPCEIHNCDTGDIAADSYNNYERDVQMMKEMGLDFYRFSISRNRILPTNSPDNINEAGVAYYNKLINEMLKYNITPMVTIHHMDVPVQLESLGGWFNPTMVDWFVNYARVLYELFGDRVKTWFTINEPREYCTITSSSVNKSGINDYLCARHMLLGHAKAYHVYQNEFKAKYGGKVGIVLNSLWYEPESENDTEAAEDKLQFELGQFAHPIFSKAGDWPPLIKDRIAAKSVAQGFMESRLPEFTPEEVELIKGSSDFFGLNHYTSALVYRNSSVEGFFPTPSYEDDIGVITYQPETWEKTIATWHKVVPWGFYKLLNKIREDYGNPPLYVTENGCPTGPGLFDTQRVLFYKKYLNAMLDSIDEGSDLQVYTAWSLMDNFEWLMGYHDKFGMYEVDFNSPTRKRTPRASVFYYKKVIRTRRV, from the exons ATGGGTCAAATAACTTTCCTTTG tgtaTATCTAGTGCTATCATTAACGAAGGCAGAACAAATTAATCGTTTTAAGCGAAAAATTCCTGATAACATTCTTTTTGGAGCAGGAACTTCTGCATATCAAATAGAAGGAGCTTGGAATAAAGATG GAAGAACTGAAAGTGTCTGGGATCAGTTGAGTCATACTGAACCATGTGAAATACATAACTGTGACACTGGTGACATTGCTGCCGAttcgtataataattatgagaGAGACGTTCAAATGATGAAAGAAATGGGGCttgatttttatagattttcgATCTCCCGGAATAGGATACTTCCAACGAATTCACCcgataatataaatgaagcAGGAGTTgcttattacaataaattgataaatgaaATGCTCAAGTACAACATAACACCCATGGTTACAATTCATCATATGGATGTCCCGGTTCAACTAGAATCACTTGGCGGTTGGTTTAACCCAACAATGGTTGATTGGTTTGTTAATTATGCCAGGGTACTTTATGAGTTATTTGGTGACAGAGTTAAAACATGGTTTACAATAAATGAACCACGTGAATATTGTACAATAACGTCATCATCTGTTAATAAATCTGGTATTAATGATTATCTCTGTGCGAGACATATGCTTTTGGGTCACGCAAAAGCTTACCATGTATAccaaaatgaattcaaagctAAGTATGGTGGTAAAGTTGgcattgttttaaattctttatggTATGAACCAGAAAGTGAAAATGATACCGAGGCAGCAGAAGATAAACTACAATTCGAA cTAGGACAGTTTGCTCATCCCATATTTTCAAAAGCTGGCGACTGGCCACCACTAATAAAGGATAGAATCGCAGCTAAGAGTGTAGCTCAAGGATTTATGGAGTCCAGATTACCAGAATTCACGCCTGAAGAAGTTGAACTTATTAAAGGCAGTTCAGATTTCTTTGGATTAAATCATTATACATCAGCCTTAGTTTACCGGAACAGTTCTGTTGAAGGATTTTTTCCAACTCCATCGTATGAAGATGATATTGGCGTTATTACGTACCAACCAGAGACATGGGAGAAAACTATAGCAACATGGCATAAA GTTGTCCCCTGGGGCTTCTATAAACTATTGAACAAAATACGTGAAGATTATGGGAACCCTCCACTGTATGTTACTGAAAACGGTTGTCCGACCGGTCCTGGCTTGTTTGATACGCAGAgggtattattttataagaagtATTTAAATGCTATGTTAGATTCCATAGATGAGGGATCTGACCTTCAAGTATATACTGCGTGGAGTTTGATGGACAACTTCGAATGGTTAATGGGTTATca TGATAAATTTGGTATGTATGAAGTGGATTTCAACAGCCCAACACGGAAAAGAACACCAAGAGCTTCAGTTTTCTATTACAAGAAAGTTATTCGAACTCGTAGAGTTTGa
- the LOC123706714 gene encoding myrosinase 1-like, which produces MGQITVLCLLIFSLAYGNSLKTERHETRKFPDGFRFGAATASYQVEGAWNVDGKSENIWDRLSHTEPCVINNCDTGDMADNSYYNYKRDVEMMRELGLDFYRFSISWSRLLPTSFPDHISKEAVNYYNNLIDEMLKYNIEPMVTLYHWDLPQKLQDLGGWTNPNVVDWFTDYCRTVFELFGDRVNTWFTINEPREVCYQGYAGMSKAPNLNISGYAEYLCAKNLLVSHAKVYHMYKNEFNKEGDTIGIVLSAFWYEPESEKDAQAAEDVMQFEWGQYANPIFSETGDWPAVMKNNIASKSAAQGFYRSRLPEFTPDEVAMIKGSSDFFGLNHYTTKLVYRNESVLGYYASPSYYDDANAITYQPADWIDSYPGTKWLKVVPWGFHKLLNKIREEYGNPPVYITENGCSTNPGIMDDARVSYYMSYLAAMLDAIEEGCDVQLYTAWSLMDNFEWYFGYDDRFGLYEVDYSVDERTRTPRKSAYFYKDLLRTRSLDPHHEPDMSLPMEIDIGH; this is translated from the exons ATGGGACAAATAACTGTTCTTTg tttgttgaTTTTTTCATTGGCTTATggaaattcattaaaaaccgAAAGACACGAGACACGCAAATTTCCAGATGGTTTCCGATTTGGAGCTGCTACTGCATCCTATCAAGTTGAAGGAGCCTGGAATGTTGATG gaAAGAGCGAAAACATTTGGGACCGTTTAAGTCACACTGAGCCTtgcgtaataaataattgtgataCTGGTGATATGGCTGACAACTCTTACTACAACTACAAGAGAGACGTAGAAATGATGAGAGAGTTAGGACTAGATTTTTATAGGTTCTCTATTTCCTGGTCTAGGCTCCTTCCTACCAGCTTTCCAGATCATATTAGTAAAGAAGCAGTAAACtactacaataatttaattgatgaAATGTTGAAATATAACATTGAACCCATGGTTACTCTGTATCACTGGGATTTACCGCAAAAATTACAAGACCTTGGAGGTTGGACTAATCCTAACGTGGTTGATTGGTTTACCGATTATTGCCGAACTGTTTTTGAATTATTCGGTGACAGAGTAAACACTTGGTTCACCATAAATGAGCCGAGAGAAGTGTGCTACCAAGGATATGCTGGCATGTCAAAAGCACCTAACCTCAATATATCTGGTTATGCTGAATATCTTTGTGCTAAAAATTTATTGGTATCACACGCAAAAGTTTATCACATGTACAAAAATGAGTTCAACAAAGAAGGCGACACAATTGGTATTGTTTTGAGTGCATTTTGGTATGAACCTGAATCAGAAAAGGATGCTCAAGCAGCCGAGGACGTTATGCAATTTGAG TGGGGTCAGTATGCTAATCCTATCTTCTCGGAAACTGGTGATTGGCCAgctgtaatgaaaaataacattgCATCTAAAAGTGCTGCACAAGGCTTCTATAGATCAAGATTACCAGAATTCACTCCCGATGAAGTAGCAATGATTAAAGGAAGTTCAGATTTCTTTGGATTAAACCATTACACTACAAAACTCGTATATAGAAACGAATCTGTATTAGGTTATTATGCATCTCCATCATATTATGATGACGCAAACGCTATTACATACCAACCAGCAGATTGGATTGACTCATACCCTGGGACAAAGTGGTTaaag GTTGTACCATGGGGCTTCCACAAGCTTTTGAACAAAATTAGAGAAGAATATGGCAATCCACCAGTCTATATAACAGAGAATGGATGTTCAACGAATCCCGGTATTATGGACGACGCTAGGGTGTCCTACTACATGTCCTACTTGGCCGCAATGTTAGATGCCATTGAGGAAGGATGCGATGTCCAACTATATACGGCCTGGAGTCTCATGGATAACTTCGAGTGGTATTTTGGATACGA cgaCCGCTTTGGCCTGTATGAGGTGGACTACAGTGTTGACGAACGTACCCGCACTCCTCGCAAGTCGGCTTATTTCTACAAGGACCTGTTGCGCACGCGTTCCTTAGACCCTCATCACGAACCAGACATGTCCCTTCCTATGGAAATTGATATTGGccattag